The sequence CCTCGGCCTCCGCGGGCTCCGGCTCCACGGGCGGCGTCGGGATCGCCGTGGTCGGAGGCTCGGCGGGCGGGGCCCCGCGGTCGGCCTCGCCGCGCGGGCGCGGGTCCCTGACCGAGGGCAGGTCGACCGGCTGCAGCTCGTTGATCGCCGGGATCGAGGACGCCAGCGCCTGCGGCAGCCCGGCCGGGTCGCCGATGAACTCCAGCAGCCGGTCGCGGATCGCGTGCGCCGACCCCACCTCGACCGGGTGGTGCACGATGCCGCGTCCCCGGTGGGGGCTGACCATGATCTCGCGCCAGATGTCGTCCAGTGCCCGGGGTACGCCGGCGCGCACCCGCCGCGGCGGCAGCGGCGAACCGTTCTCCCGCGGCGCCGCCGGCACGTGCGAGTCCGACGGACCGGGCCAGGTGCCGGTCAGGCAGCAGTGCAGCAGCCCGGCCAGGTCGGACCGGTCCATCGCCCGGTCCCCGCGGGGGATGCCGTGCAGTGCCGCGTCCATGCCCAGCCCGATGATCCGGACCGCGCCGAACCGGTCGATGAGCACGTTCTCGGGGTTCAGCCGCCCGTGGGTGACGCCGTGGTGGTGGGCGACCGCGATCGCGCTGGCCACCTCCGCCACCAGCCAGCTGCTGCGACGCGGCCCGAGCGGCTCGCCGCGGGCGAGGAGGATGTCCAGCGAGGTGCCGGTGCCCCACTCGTTGACCACGTAGGAGAGCCCGTCGGTGGTCGCGGCGTCGAGGACCCGCAGCACCCGGGCGTCGTGGAACGTGGCCGAGTCGCGGGCGGCGGCGAGCAGGTCCTCGGCCCGCGGGTCGTCCTCGGCGAGCACGTGCAGCGCGACATAGCGCTCCAGCATCGTGTCCTGTGCGCGCCAGAAGCGGCCCCCACCGCTCTCCGCCAGCAGGTCGACGAGCCGGTAGCGGCCGGCCAGCACGTCGCCCGGCCGTGTCGATGTCGCCACGCTCGTCACTCTAGTCGGGCGGCGAGACACGGTCAGCCGCGCCTCAGGCGTGCCGTGACGCCGTCCAGGACGACCGTCAGCTCGCGCAGCGCGACCAGCTTGGCGACCGCGACGAAGGCCACCAGCCCCACACCGCCCAGCGCGGCGGCCTCGACGCCGCCCCACCACCAGGTGTCGGCCCCGGGCAGGTCGGCCCGCAGGTCGGCCACCGGGCCCGACAGCAGCCAGGCCACGCCGGCGGCCACGACCGCGCACGCCGCGAGCCGCAGCAGGTAGGCCCCGTGGTCGCGGGCACGGAACTCGCCCAGCCGCCGCGACAGCAGCCCGAAGGAGACCATCGAGCCGACGGCGTACGCCGTCGCGTAGGCGGTCACCAGCATCGCCGCGGTCTGCTCGGGCGCGGTCCGCCCGACCAGCACCACCGCGACCGAGACGTTGCAGGCCGCGATGATGCACTGGACCCAGAAGACGGTGCGGGTCTGCTCCATGGCGTAGAAGCCACGCAGCGTGAGGTAGTGCAGGGTGAAGAAGACGAACGCGACACCGAAGATCGTCAGCGCCGGCACCGCACGCACGTAGGTCTCGGCCGCGGCGCCGCGGCCCCACACCACCTGCGCGACCGGCTCGGCGACCACCGGCAGCAGTGCCGCGAAGGCCACCATCACCACCAGTGCGGTCCGGATCGCGTCGGTCAGCGTGCGGGCGAGCGCCGCGTGGTCGCCGGCCTCGGCCAGCCGGGACAACCGCGGCAGCACCGCGGTGGCGAGCGAGACGGTGATGACCGAGTGCGGCACCATCACCACCATCATCGCGCCGGAGTAGATCGTCAGACCGGTGCCGTCGGCCGCCTCGGCCGTGCCGCCCGAGGCCAGCCGCACCGTGACGACGTACGCCGCCTGGTTGACCAGGACGAACCCGAGCGTCCAGGCGCCCAGCCGCAGCGTGTGGCCCAGGCCGGTGTCGCGGAAGTCGAACCGGGGGTGGAACGAGATCCCGGCGGCGCGCAGGTAGGGCAGCAGGATGAGGAACTGCGCCACGATCCCGACCGTGGAGCCGATCCCCAGCAGCGCCTCCTGGGAGGTGGAGAACGGCCCGGTCTGCTCCTCGGTCGTCGCGGCGCCGAAGACGAAGAGGTAGACCACGAGGATGGCGACGGCGATCACGTTGTTGGCGATCGGCGCCCACATCATCGGCCCGAACCGGCCGCGGGCGTTGAGCACCTGCCCGACCAGGACGAACATCCCGTAGAAGAAGACCTGCGGCAGGCAGAAGCGCGCGAAGTCGATCGCGGAGTCACGCTGCTCGGCCAGCGCCGGGTCGTCGTACCGGTTGGAGAGCAGCAGGTCCATCACCCACGGTGCCGCGACGACCAGCAGGATCGTCACGGCCCCGAGGAAGCAGATGGCGAGCGTCATGATCCGGTCGACGTAGGACGCCCCGCCGTCGGCGTCGTTCTTCATCGCCCGCACCAGCTGCGGCACCAGCACGGCGTTGAACACGCCGCCCGCGAGCAGGATGTAGAGCATGTTGGGGACGGTGTTGGCGACCTGGAAGATGTCGGCGTGCAGGCCCAGGCCCAGCGCAGCCGCGAGCAGCATGGAGCGGATCAGGCCGCTGGCACGCGAGAAGATCGTGCCGGCCGCCATCACTGCGCTGGAGGCCAGGATGCTGCGTTCGGTCACGTCGTGCCGTCCCCCTCGGAGCCGGCCCGCCGGACGCGGCGCACCAGCCGCAGGGCGATGGCGACCACCAGGATCCCGGCCCCCGTGCCCAGTACCAGCCAGATCACGCCGCTGACCTGGCCCGACCGCAGCGGCACCGTGGCGCTGACGTCGAGCACGGTGCCGTCGGCGGTGACCAGCTCCAGCGGCAGGTTGTGCACGCTGGAGCCCTCGGCGCGGGCGTTGAGGAAGACCGTGGTGTGGCTCTCGGGCGGCACCACGGCCGGCTCCACCGGATCGATGGCGGCGCCGTCGGTGCTGCCGCGGATGCCGACGGTGACCGGTTGCTTGAGGTTGTTGCGCAGCGTGACGGCGAAGTCACCGGTGCCGCTGGCCAGGGTGACGCCCGGTGGCGCGACGATGTCGACGCCGGTGAGGCGGCGTTCGGTCCAGCCACCGATCTCCCGCAGGCGCGACACGGTGTCGGGCTGGTCGTCGCGGTGGCTGTAGCCCAGCGCGGCCAGCATCTCGCGCACGAGGCGGTCGCTGATGGTGTCGTTGAGGGTCAGCATGTCCTGCAGCAGTGGGGCGTCCGCGGCGAGGTCCTCGGCGGCGTCGAAGGCGTCGCCGGTGAGCTCCAGGTTGACCTGGCGCGGCGGGTAGGAGACCTGCTCGGGGTCGACCGGCGTGGCGGTGCCCTCGGTGGCGTCCTCGGCGGTGGTGAGGTCCAACCACGGCTGGTCGAGCTCGGCCCAGAACTGTTCGGCATCGCCGCTGATGCTCGGTGGCACGGTCATGACCAGCGGCTGCGGTGCGGTCGAGCCGGTGTCGAGCGCGCGGACGGCGGCCTCGCTGAGCAGGCGCTGGCGAAGGGCGACCGCGTCGCGCCGCCGGTCCGGCCCGGGGCCGCCGGACTGGGCGGCGTGGGAGGTCACCGCGGCCCGGTGGCCGTCCACCGACACCACGGTCGGGGGACCGGTGGGGAACTCCTCGGTGGGGAACATCCGCTCGGTGAGCAGCAACGTCGGGTTGTCGTCGACCAGGGAGAGACCGGTCTGGTCCAGGTAGCCGCTGGGCGAGGCCACCGCCGGACTGGTGCGCAGCTGCCACTCGGCGGCCACCGCTCCCTGCTGCGCGCGGGCGGTGGCGTAGAGGTCCGGGGCGTGCTCGGCAGCGGCCGCCACGTCGAGGTCGCCGTAGGGCAGGGTCAGCACCGTGGACCCGCGCAGCGCCGTACGGGTGTCGCCGAGCCAGTCCTCGGCGGCGAGGGCGAGCTCGTCGTCGCCGGTGGCGTCGTCGGCGGGCTCGGGGTCGGGCTGGGTCTCGTCCTCGTCCTGCTGCCGGATGGTCGGTGAGACCGAGCGGGTGGGGTTGCCGACGCGGAGCTGCTCGACGGTGTCCAGCAGGGCGGGGTCCAGCAGCCAGGTGACGGGCCGGCCGCCGGCCGCGGAGCCGAAGTCCACCAGCTTGCGGAGCGTGCCACCGTCCAGTGAGCGCAGCCAGCGGCCCCGCTGGGCGACGGCACCGCGGGTGGTGTGGTCGATCTGCTCGCGCAGCGGGACGACCACCGAGGTCGGCACGGGCTCCTCGTTGTCGGGCAGGTGCGGCAGGAAGGTGCGGGCGCGGCCGTCGGCGACGGCGTCGCGCGGGGAGGACTCACTCTGCCCGAGCGCGTGGACGCCGAACCAGTAGATGCCGGGTTCGTCGATCGCGATCAGGTCCCGCGGCACGCGGAGGTCGTACGCCGTGCTCTCCCCGGGAGCGAGGTCGCCGATGGCGTCGATCACGTCGGTGATGCGGGGCCCGACGACCGCCGTGGGCGAGGTGGCCGCGGCGACCTCGAGCTCGGCGGCGGTGGTCATCGGGGTGCGGGTGCCGGCGAAGGGGAAGAGCTGGACCTCCTCCCAGGTCTCCTCGCCGCGGTTGGTGACGGTGCCTCGGATCCGCACCGCGCCTTTCTCGGGCAGCGCGCCCGGCGTCAGCTCGTCGATGGTGATCCGCAGGTCGCCCCGCTCGTCCTCCTCGGCCGCGGCGACACCGTTGGTCGAGCCGACGCCGTTGGCCGAGCCGACAGCGTTGGTCGAGCCTGTCGAGACCCCCGTGCCGACGCCGTTGGTCGAGCCTGTCGAGACCCCCGCAGCCGGGGCGCCCGCACCCGCGCCGACGGCCACGATCGCGGCAGCGAGGAGCCCGGCACACAGGCGCGCGGGCAGGGTCGGACGGGGCACGTGCCAACCCTAGGCCGTGGAGGGGAATGCTCGGTGTCCCCCGGGCCGTAGAATGCGCGCCCGTGCCCTCCGCTTCGACCGACCCCGGATCCACCGCCGAGCCGCTGCGCCTCGTCGACGTGCAACAGGCCGTCGCCGCCGAGCTGGACCGGATCGCGCCGGTGATCGACGACCTCGGCGAGCGCTTCGCCGAGGCGGGCCACGAGCTGGCGCTGGTGGGCGGCCCGGTGCGCGACGCGATGCTGGGGCGCCGCAGCAACGACCTCGACTTCGCCACCTCGGCGCTGCCGGAGCAGACCGAGCGGATCCTGCGCGCCTGGGGCGAGGCCTGGTGGGACATGGGCCGCGACTTCGGCACCATCGGCTGCCGCAAGGGCCCGTGGGTGGTC comes from Nocardioides panacisoli and encodes:
- the murJ gene encoding murein biosynthesis integral membrane protein MurJ, yielding MTERSILASSAVMAAGTIFSRASGLIRSMLLAAALGLGLHADIFQVANTVPNMLYILLAGGVFNAVLVPQLVRAMKNDADGGASYVDRIMTLAICFLGAVTILLVVAAPWVMDLLLSNRYDDPALAEQRDSAIDFARFCLPQVFFYGMFVLVGQVLNARGRFGPMMWAPIANNVIAVAILVVYLFVFGAATTEEQTGPFSTSQEALLGIGSTVGIVAQFLILLPYLRAAGISFHPRFDFRDTGLGHTLRLGAWTLGFVLVNQAAYVVTVRLASGGTAEAADGTGLTIYSGAMMVVMVPHSVITVSLATAVLPRLSRLAEAGDHAALARTLTDAIRTALVVMVAFAALLPVVAEPVAQVVWGRGAAAETYVRAVPALTIFGVAFVFFTLHYLTLRGFYAMEQTRTVFWVQCIIAACNVSVAVVLVGRTAPEQTAAMLVTAYATAYAVGSMVSFGLLSRRLGEFRARDHGAYLLRLAACAVVAAGVAWLLSGPVADLRADLPGADTWWWGGVEAAALGGVGLVAFVAVAKLVALRELTVVLDGVTARLRRG
- a CDS encoding DUF6049 family protein, yielding MPRPTLPARLCAGLLAAAIVAVGAGAGAPAAGVSTGSTNGVGTGVSTGSTNAVGSANGVGSTNGVAAAEEDERGDLRITIDELTPGALPEKGAVRIRGTVTNRGEETWEEVQLFPFAGTRTPMTTAAELEVAAATSPTAVVGPRITDVIDAIGDLAPGESTAYDLRVPRDLIAIDEPGIYWFGVHALGQSESSPRDAVADGRARTFLPHLPDNEEPVPTSVVVPLREQIDHTTRGAVAQRGRWLRSLDGGTLRKLVDFGSAAGGRPVTWLLDPALLDTVEQLRVGNPTRSVSPTIRQQDEDETQPDPEPADDATGDDELALAAEDWLGDTRTALRGSTVLTLPYGDLDVAAAAEHAPDLYATARAQQGAVAAEWQLRTSPAVASPSGYLDQTGLSLVDDNPTLLLTERMFPTEEFPTGPPTVVSVDGHRAAVTSHAAQSGGPGPDRRRDAVALRQRLLSEAAVRALDTGSTAPQPLVMTVPPSISGDAEQFWAELDQPWLDLTTAEDATEGTATPVDPEQVSYPPRQVNLELTGDAFDAAEDLAADAPLLQDMLTLNDTISDRLVREMLAALGYSHRDDQPDTVSRLREIGGWTERRLTGVDIVAPPGVTLASGTGDFAVTLRNNLKQPVTVGIRGSTDGAAIDPVEPAVVPPESHTTVFLNARAEGSSVHNLPLELVTADGTVLDVSATVPLRSGQVSGVIWLVLGTGAGILVVAIALRLVRRVRRAGSEGDGTT